Within the Punica granatum isolate Tunisia-2019 unplaced genomic scaffold, ASM765513v2 Contig00325, whole genome shotgun sequence genome, the region ATTCACAAGCCAATTTGGTGTCGAAGCTCGTCAGGCAGATGGCGAAAGCCTGAAATGCAGAGAGTGGGTAACGATAATCCATTGTGAACATGTCCTTCCCAACCTTACCAAACTGGAGAATGATCTTATCATGGTCGGTCTGAGAGCTCCCAGGCTGAGAAGATGACGGTGCAGGGCCAGTGCTATTACTGGGTGGATTCGCAGCAATCAGCTGGAAGTTCTTCACAGATGCCACTGTCACCCTGCCACGGAAGTTGAGGCACCAGCACTGTAGCTGCTCGTGCCATCTAGGTGCCTTGTTCTTGAGTACCAGAGGCCCCTCCTTCCTCTCCTCATCTCCGCCCTCCTCACCCAATGGCCCCAAGATGTCGGAGAATCGGGAACTGCTGAACTCTGTCGAAGTGTCAATCGACTTAGAAAATGACATGCTGCGGAAGGAATCCTCCAATGAGCGGGGAAGGAGCTCAGGCTGACCGGGGACAGACCCGCCCTGCGCGAGGGAAGAGGCTGGGATGGAGTGCATCATGCAATGCATCCTCCGTGGGCCCCTTGTGCCCAACACGTTGAGCTCGTATGTCACCTGAGCAATGTTGTAGCTTCCCGTGGGGACTTTCGGGGAGACTTTCTTAGAGTAGAACCTACGACTTCGTCCTGGTGGAGAAGAAAGCTGCGCATTGTTGTATGGAGGCTGGGTATCGTAAATTATGAATTTGGTGCCAAGAAAATTCGACCTGAAACAATTGTGCACGAGCAAA harbors:
- the LOC116190133 gene encoding tubby-like F-box protein 1 translates to MSFRSIVRDIRDGFGSLSRRSFEVRLPGSHHQGKSQGSVHELHDSPLVVQTSKWASLPPELLRDVIKRLEASESTWPARKHVVACAGVCRSWREMCKEIVNCPEVSGKITFPVSLKQPGPRDGTIQCFIKRDKSNLTYHLFLCLNPALLVENGKFLLSAKRTRRTTCTEYVISMHVDNISRSSSTYIGKLRSNFLGTKFIIYDTQPPYNNAQLSSPPGRSRRFYSKKVSPKVPTGSYNIAQVTYELNVLGTRGPRRMHCMMHSIPASSLAQGGSVPGQPELLPRSLEDSFRSMSFSKSIDTSTEFSSSRFSDILGPLGEEGGDEERKEGPLVLKNKAPRWHEQLQCWCLNFRGRVTVASVKNFQLIAANPPSNSTGPAPSSSQPGSSQTDHDKIILQFGKVGKDMFTMDYRYPLSAFQAFAICLTSFDTKLACE